The genome window ACATTGGCGTTGTTGTGCTGGCGCGAAAGGCGCGCCTGAAGCTCTGTGGCGCACAGGGCCGCGCGGATGCCGGAGTGGCGGTTGGCGGCAATGGAAATGCCAATGCCTGTACCGCAAATGAGAATGCCTGTTCCCTGCTCTTTTTCCACAGCGGCGCAAAGCTTGTGCGCCAGCACGGGGTAGTCGCAGCTTTCGGTGGAATGGGTACCGTCGTCCACCACGTTTATGCCCTTCTGGGCAAGAAACTGGACAAGGTGTTCTTTCAGCGCATAGCCAGCGTGGTCTGAGGCAATATGAATGGTCTGCATGTATACTCCTGCAATGGTACGCACGGTGCGCCCGGACTGGCCGGACGCACCGCTAGAGCATTTAACACTTCTGTATTGGCGGTTAAGGCGCGTTGCCCCGATACCGGGCCGCAGCTGTAAGGCGCGTCCCGTCAGGTCAAAACTATTGCTGCTGCTTGAACTTGGCGAGCGGCAGCAGGGGAGCGTCATCAGGAAGGGGTAAGGCCATCTGCTCTTTTGTAAAGGGCTGGGAAACCTTTTCTCTTTCCTTGATAAGCACAATGGCGCGTTTGCCGTTGCTATGGGCAAGGTTCAGACGGCGGGGCAGCGGCTTGGGATCATCCGAATACAGGATTTCCATGCTCCAGCCCTTGCCGTTGGCCTGTTCCTGCCATTCCACGGGCAGCCCTTGCTCGTTGATGATCAGGCGGCCTCCGGGCTGACCCTGAAGGTCGTACAGGGCCTTGCCGTCGGCAGAAAAGGCGGTTTTGTCAAACTGGTTGCCAAATACCGCCGTGTACCGCCCATTGAGCAGGTCGGCCAGATGCACAAGGTTGAAGGGAACCGGCACGCCAACCTGAAGCAGGGGCTTGGTAGCGCCCTGATAGAAGTAGGCCTTGTTTTCGCTGGGGCTGTACACAAGAAAATGCTGTCCGTCTTCAAGTATCTTGGCAACAGTGGTGCCCACGCCCGCCATAACATCCAGTCGCAACTGGCGCTGGCTGTTGCCCCAGAACAGGGCCGTGACGCGCCGCGTGTCGCCCTCTGTGCCAAAGCGCAGGCTCAGTTGCAGGCGATAGGGTTCAGACTTGTCGGCAGAGCTGACAGCCGCAAACTTTTGCCAGCGCTGTTCAAGCACGGCGCGGTTTTCGGGCGAGGTTTCCAGCACGGGCTGACGGGCGCAGGCGCACAGCAGCGCCAGACAACAAAAAATAACTAGTTTTTTCATAGATGTGAAAGCCGCTGCCGCAATGCTTCCGCATTGTCGGGTTTGAGTTCCATGGCCTTTTGATAGGCGGTGCGGGCTTCATCCTTAAGGCCAGCCCGCGCGGCGATATCACCATAGTGCTCCCATATGGAGGCATCCGTATGCTCGTCCAGCGTAACGGCGCGGCGGATTTCCTTCAGGGCGTCATCGAGTTTTCCAGCCTTGAAATAAGCCCAGGCCAGAGAATCTATAATATAGGACTGGTTGGGGGCCAGATCGTTGGCCCGCACAAGAAGCGTCAGGGCGCGGTCAAGGTCGCGGTCTTCCTCGGCCAGGGTGTAGCCCACGTAGTTGAGGGCCTGATAATTGTCAGGATGCAGGGCCAGGAGTTTTTCCATGGTTTTGAAAGCGGCTTTTTTGTCGCCGGTTTCATCCTGAAGAGAGCCGAGCAGAAAGAACATTTCTGCATTGTTGGGCCAGCGCTTTATGGCATTCTGGGCAACGTCCAGGGCCTGCTTCATCTGCTTTTTCCGCGCAAGCAGGCGCACCTCGACCTCCACAAGCTCGGAGGAGTCGGGGTTGGCGCTTGTGGCCTTGCGCACGGCGTCAAGGGCCTCGGCATCACGGCCAGCCTCTGCCAGCAACTGGATGCGCAGCAGTACGCCCCGCACGGCAGACTTGCTGGAAGCCGGGATTTTATCCAGCCAGGAGAAAGCCATGTCCAGATCGCGGCGCTGGTCATATGCCAGCTCGGCCAGCAGCAGATACACATCGTGGGGCGCATCGCCCTGCGCAACTATCTGTTTGAGCAGGCTCTCCGCCTGCAAAAAGTGGCGCGAATCCATAAACATGCTGGCGACAGTCAGCTTGAAAGGCGTACTGTCCGGCCCCTGCTGCATGTACTTGAGCGCCCGTTCGGGCTGGCCCATGCGCAGCGAGATATTGATGAGCCTCAGCAGCACATCCTGCGACGAAAAATTGAGTTTGAGCAGTTTTTCGTAAACGCCGCGCGCTGCCTTGAGGTCGGGCTTCTGCTCGTAGATGAAGGCCAGTTCGGCCAGAGCCTCCACAAAATCGGGCGTATCCTTGATGGCGCGCTGCAGATAGGCCACGGCTTCACTGGGCCTGTCCATGCCGATGAGCGCCCGGGCGTGATAATAATCCACCAGCGGGGTGCGCTGCTTGCCCGTAACGCTGTTGAGCAGCTTTTCGGCCTCGGGATACTGCTTGGTTTTGACCAGCAGCAGGGCCAGCTCCATGCGGGCATCTACGGAATCGGGGTGCTTTTTAAGGTATTCGCGCATGAGCTTGACGCCAAGCTCGGGCGAACCTTTTTCCATGAGGGCTTCGGCATAGAGCAGATTGAGCGAAATATCATCGGGCCAGACGCTCAGGGCCTGCTCCATGACCATAGCGGTATGGGGAGACTTGCGGCTGAGCAGCCACACGCCGCCTTCAAGCCAGATGTTGACGGGCATGTGCGCCTTGGCCAGCAGCGGCGACGCTGCGGCAAGGGCGTTGTCGTCCTCATTGTTCATGGCCTGCGCAAAAACAAGAAAGGCGTAGGTGTTGAGCGCATTGGGCGAAAGCTCTGCTTCAACCGGGCGCAGCGATACGCCCTTGAGGTCGTGCTGCTGGGCCTTTGCTGTGGCAGATGGCGCGGCAGATTCTGCAGCGGACGTGTCCGATTTTTCAGCAGTCTGGTGCCTGGCGCCGGAACAGCCGCCGCATCCCAGCAAGGAAAAGGAGGTGGCGGCAGTCAGGGCCAGAGCGCATAGCAGCGCAACGTGGTTACGTTTCATATCAGGATTGTATCCATGTGTCTGAAAAGTCTTTGATATCCACAGCCAGATGCTGCCGGATCTTTTCCAGCAACCGCGCTTCAAGCTGGCGGACTCGTTCCCGCGTGACGTTATACCGTTCGCCTATCTCGCGCAAGGTTACAGGTTCATCCGTGAGCAGGCGATTTTGCAGAATATACAGCTCTTTTTCGTTCAGCCTGGGCAGTATGGTTTTGAGCTTGCTGCGCACCAGGCTGGCGATTTCGTCGCGCGCGAGGCTGTCTTCAATGCCGGGGCCGAGCGCGGGCAAAAAGTCCATGCGTGTTGCGCCGCCGGCATCCTCGCCCACGGGCACATTCAGCGACATATCGGTGGACGCAAGGCGCTGATCCATCTCGTTGATCTGGTCTTCCGTAACGCCAAGGCGCTCGGAAAGCATGGCCGCATCCGGGTCAAAGCCCTGCATGATCAGCTTTTGGCGCTCGCGGTTCAGATTGTAGAACAGCTTACGCTGCACCTGGGTGGTGCCGATCTTGACCATGCGCCAGTTGTCCATAATGAACTTGAGTATGTAAGCCTTGATCCAGAACGAAGCATAGTACGAAAACTTGATGCCCTTGTCGGGGTCAAATTTGTTGACCGCGCGCATGAGGCCCACGTTGCCCTCCTGCACAAGGTCGAGCACGTTCTGCATCCATCTGCGCTGAAAGTCCATGGCAATGCGCACCACAAGCCGCAGATGCGATGAAACCAGCCGAAATGCCGCATCCGCATCGTTGTGGTCGCGCACACGCAGGGCAAGCTCGTGCTCTTCATCCGGCTTGAGCAGGGGGAAGCGGCTTACTTCGCGCAGGTAAAGGTGCAGGCTGTCGCGTGGCCCCACAGCAGGCAGGCGCGGTGTGGATGGCGCAGGCAGGCCCTCGTGGTCGGCATCAAGAACAAAGGGATCGATATCGTGATCGCTGGTGTCCAGCTCAACGTCCACATCTTCTGGGGAATCAGCGAGGGCGTCGTCATCGTCCTGATCGTCAGATACGGAATCTGCTGGAACCTCGCGCGCGGCGGAGCCATCCACATCAATAATGCTCTGCTTGGCGGCCTTGCCTTCGGTCGTGCGGGAGCGCGCCTTGGCGGCAGCGCCACGTGTGCCGCCCCCGGCAGGGGCTGCCCGCTT of uncultured Desulfovibrio sp. contains these proteins:
- a CDS encoding tetratricopeptide repeat protein encodes the protein MKRNHVALLCALALTAATSFSLLGCGGCSGARHQTAEKSDTSAAESAAPSATAKAQQHDLKGVSLRPVEAELSPNALNTYAFLVFAQAMNNEDDNALAAASPLLAKAHMPVNIWLEGGVWLLSRKSPHTAMVMEQALSVWPDDISLNLLYAEALMEKGSPELGVKLMREYLKKHPDSVDARMELALLLVKTKQYPEAEKLLNSVTGKQRTPLVDYYHARALIGMDRPSEAVAYLQRAIKDTPDFVEALAELAFIYEQKPDLKAARGVYEKLLKLNFSSQDVLLRLINISLRMGQPERALKYMQQGPDSTPFKLTVASMFMDSRHFLQAESLLKQIVAQGDAPHDVYLLLAELAYDQRRDLDMAFSWLDKIPASSKSAVRGVLLRIQLLAEAGRDAEALDAVRKATSANPDSSELVEVEVRLLARKKQMKQALDVAQNAIKRWPNNAEMFFLLGSLQDETGDKKAAFKTMEKLLALHPDNYQALNYVGYTLAEEDRDLDRALTLLVRANDLAPNQSYIIDSLAWAYFKAGKLDDALKEIRRAVTLDEHTDASIWEHYGDIAARAGLKDEARTAYQKAMELKPDNAEALRQRLSHL
- the rpiB gene encoding ribose 5-phosphate isomerase B; protein product: MQTIHIASDHAGYALKEHLVQFLAQKGINVVDDGTHSTESCDYPVLAHKLCAAVEKEQGTGILICGTGIGISIAANRHSGIRAALCATELQARLSRQHNNANVLCLGARIIGVELAQAIVEAFLCASFEGGRHQRRIDMINLPGQAG
- a CDS encoding lipoprotein insertase outer membrane protein LolB — encoded protein: MKKLVIFCCLALLCACARQPVLETSPENRAVLEQRWQKFAAVSSADKSEPYRLQLSLRFGTEGDTRRVTALFWGNSQRQLRLDVMAGVGTTVAKILEDGQHFLVYSPSENKAYFYQGATKPLLQVGVPVPFNLVHLADLLNGRYTAVFGNQFDKTAFSADGKALYDLQGQPGGRLIINEQGLPVEWQEQANGKGWSMEILYSDDPKPLPRRLNLAHSNGKRAIVLIKEREKVSQPFTKEQMALPLPDDAPLLPLAKFKQQQ
- a CDS encoding RNA polymerase factor sigma-32; protein product: MKKDSPIAPKNPRSAQKAEETEISSPEVEILDAPPSRKRAAPAGGGTRGAAAKARSRTTEGKAAKQSIIDVDGSAAREVPADSVSDDQDDDDALADSPEDVDVELDTSDHDIDPFVLDADHEGLPAPSTPRLPAVGPRDSLHLYLREVSRFPLLKPDEEHELALRVRDHNDADAAFRLVSSHLRLVVRIAMDFQRRWMQNVLDLVQEGNVGLMRAVNKFDPDKGIKFSYYASFWIKAYILKFIMDNWRMVKIGTTQVQRKLFYNLNRERQKLIMQGFDPDAAMLSERLGVTEDQINEMDQRLASTDMSLNVPVGEDAGGATRMDFLPALGPGIEDSLARDEIASLVRSKLKTILPRLNEKELYILQNRLLTDEPVTLREIGERYNVTRERVRQLEARLLEKIRQHLAVDIKDFSDTWIQS